A genomic segment from Heterodontus francisci isolate sHetFra1 unplaced genomic scaffold, sHetFra1.hap1 HAP1_SCAFFOLD_58, whole genome shotgun sequence encodes:
- the LOC137365858 gene encoding histone H2B-like has product MPEEKKTAAKKGAKKALNKPSAKGGKKRRKSRKESYSIYIYKVMKQVHPDTGISSKAMSIMNSFVNDIFERIAGEASRLAHYNKRSTISSREIQTAVRLLLPGELAKHAMSEGTKAVTKYTSSK; this is encoded by the coding sequence atgcctgaagagaagaaaacagctgctaagaagggcgccaagaaagccttaaataaaccgtcagcaaagggcggcaagaagcggagaaagtcgaggaaggagagttactccatctacatctacaaagtgatgaagcaggttcaccccgacaccggcatctcctccaaggccatgagcatcatgaactcgtttgtgaacgatattttcgagcgcatcgcgggtgaggcttcccgcctggcccattacaacaagcgcagcaccatcagctcccgggagatccagaccgccgtgcgcctgctgctgcccggggagctggccaagcacgccatgtcggaagggacaaaggcggtgaccaagtacaccagctccaagtaa